In Spea bombifrons isolate aSpeBom1 chromosome 9, aSpeBom1.2.pri, whole genome shotgun sequence, the genomic stretch ctagtttacattttattatcctCTCCAAGAGAGATTTAATTGTTGCCCCATGGCTATTAGACCAAGAAGAAGTTATAGACTTCACCTTAAGCACATTATTTGATAAACctttaatatctatttttagtGGTTAATAGTCTTTTTAGGGTCTCTTTAACACCTTGATTTCTCACACTGTAAACAATGGGATTAAACATCGGAATAACCGCGGCGTAAAGAACGGACACTTTCTTGTTTGTTTCCGGAGAGTATGTGGAATGAGGCTGAAGGTACGTGAACATGATTGTGCTATAGAAGACAGTGATTACTATAAGGTGGGACGtacaggtggagaaggctttatGTCTTTTTCGGGAGGAGCGGATTGCCAGTATGGTGGTAATAATATGGACGTATGAGCTTAGTGTCAGAAGTAAGGAGCAGAGAACGATAATCACAGCTGAAGTATACATCGCTACTTCATTGAGCCAAGTATCTCTGCAAGACAGTCGGAAGAAAGGAGGCATCTCACAGAAGAAGTGGTTGACGAGGTGAGACCAACAAAATGGCAGCTGGAAAGTAAGAGCCACATGAACAGTGGAGTTTATAAAACAGAAGCTCCAGCAACTGGAAGACAGGGCAATACATACTctattgttcattattgtattgTAGTGTAAGGGTTTACAGATGGCTGCGTATCGGTCAAAGGCCATGATGGCCAGTATCAAACATTCGGTTGCTCCAAGAGCCAGAGAGAAGTACATCTGAGCAGCACATCCTaacaaagaaatgtttttgtgtCGGCGTAAGGTGTTTATGAGCATTTGGGGCACTGTGGTTGAGGAGAAGCAGATGTCGATAAAGGCCAGATTGCAGAGGAAGAAGTACATTGGGGTCTGGAGCTGCGTGTTCAGTTTCACGGCTATGATAAGCAACATGTTTCCCAACACTGTTGTAACATACATTgtcaagaacaagaagaagaacgGACCTTGGAGGTAGGGGACTCTAGACAGACCGAGAAGGACAAACCCATTCACTGTGGTATAATTTGTGTTCTCCATAAGAGTCATCCTATAATCTGAAGAGGAACCAATTCTGCATTGAGTGAGGGTCTGGAGTTGTTCAacagagagttccagctggttGACCAACAATCaataatagagaaaaaaaatcatatgaaaAAATTAGCATTATGCTAACTGATAAGATGCGTGGTTACTTGAAATTGACGTAAACTAGCAGATCTCACGCTTCAATAATAAAGAaccatatttaacaaaaaaatgaagaaacataATAACGGTGGGATATTCATGTTGATATCGTTTTTCATTTCAATCATTTACTTAAAATCATGTTATGAAAAATATCACCCAATTTATACACGGATAAACAATAATATGCAATATTTTTAATCGCTGAATTAAATTCCcggtatattattaaatatatacatttcaaaatattttaatttggcTAAAAATTTGGAATCTAAATTTCCTGGCCGGAAAAATTAACAAAGGAACGGCAGtctcaatatttattatatttctggtcttggctatttaaaaaaaaaaaaatgccatgaatatataaatacttaCCATGAGTTGCAACTCAAGAAACCCAATGTCTTAACATATgtgcatattttttataattgtaaaaTGAGTTTGATGCTTGTAAATTCATgattccatatatattttttttacaattaatgAGGCTTTTTTTGAAGATTGCTCTGAAATATAATGTGATACATGGCAAGACAGTTCCAAATTAAGTTCTTCTGGAAATAGGAATTTAAAGTAATAGCACCTCATTAAGTGTATGTGAACACACCTAGGGTTTTGTCTAGAGGACCTGATCATTAATATAATAACCAAGTCACTGAAAATTCCATATGGGATTTTGATACAACAAATCCACCCCGGGCTTCTATTCCGGTCTCTACTGGTTCATTAGCGTTCTATTCTAATCTTCTATAAACGTCCGAAAGTTCTGtctttttctgaagtaatactgcagttttttggacatgaaaaaactgcaatacggcacttttactgcatgtgTACTTCACtattttttgtaaggaagtacaaatgcaataaagctgcagcacattgaagtacaactgtaggtttgcaaacgtgcagtaatactgcagtaaacatgcagtaaatgtgcagtaatactgcagtaaacgtgcagtaaatgtgcagtaatactgcagtaaacgtgcagtaaacgtgcagtaaacatgcagtaaatgtgcagtaatactgcagtaaacgtgcagtaaatgtgcagtaatactgcagtaaacaTGCAGTAAACatgcagtaaacgtgcagtaatactgcagtaaacgtgcagtaatactgcagtaaacgtgcagtaaacgtgcagtattgcagttttttcatgtccaaaaaactgtagttttctacaaacaaactgcagtattacttcagaaaaaactgcagtcatttttcgtaagggaatatttgtaattaataaaaGTAGTAACCATTTTCTGTACTTTGCTAAATGCAAGCttcaaaatttaaatatatatataccggtatatatatatatatatatatatatatatatatatatagtgacagaaaggccggtacagtaacatgtatatatatacgccCTACTTTGGCAAATTTTGTGTGTCCTTACATGAAAAATTAAAGCCCCAGGGAAAGAGAAGCACAATAAAAAACTACACTATAGGAATGTGATTTATAAATTGTGTAacgggtccctggggtggaggaTCCAGAAGAGCCGGGTGGGCTGGTGCTCCAATAGTTTGTATAATCCAGACCAGGATTTACAGGTGACCCAAGTACAGCTCACCTGGTCTAATCAGGAGGGTTTAAAAAGCCCAGCTGGGTGCAATTCACTTTCTCTTCTTATTTCCAGCCAAAAGAGCTGCTGGAGAAAAGCCTTGCtggctttattttctttgtttggaGGGTTTTGTTGGGAAGTGGGGAACCTAGAGAGGAAACAAAACCCCCGTGTTTAGTTAGCGCTCAGATAAGCAagggtttatatttttttgtttagctgctgatttgaagaaaataaatatttaaattctatcAGGATCTGGAATTGGCTTTTATATCACCCTAGAAGACAAGTGGTTCTGAAAGATCTCTGACTAACTCCTTGTGCTATAAAGGACGTtcagttacaatatatatatatattaccaaaaaACCGTTttaaagtttgtattttttgtataaacaccacaaaaaaaggacaaataaaaaaagtgattgaAATGTGCaggaaatattttacattacccCTTAAACCCatcgaaaacaatgcattttgagcccgtacatgtacgggctttgtcattaaggggttaaaaaaaatttccaatacagtttcaaaattaaatataataaaaaaacaaactcctGAAGAAGTAGACAGCATGTGGAAAATGTGTTGGGATTCAATATGGCATGTTAAGGAACGTTATAATTAGAGAGTTAAAACTTAATGGTTGCCTAGATGATCAAAAGTAACTAGTTCAGGGCTCAGAAAATAAATCAACAATTAAGtgttttattaaagttattttactaCAATTGACACAAAAAGGTTGTACATTAAATTGAGTTAAAGCAGGATGTTCTTACAAAGTAAAGAAAAGATAgaattaatgtaaatatatacttttatatatatatataaatatatatattttatttccaaattacAGTTACTTGAACAATGATTGTGATACATTTCTATTTAAcgcaaaaatatattgaaacccatagaaaattatttaatattgaaCCTAAAgcaataaagaatattttttttaaaagatataaAGATCATTGACAATTGCGTCCTGTCGTAAACCATTGACTTCATGACTTATTTGTGGATTTTACTGCAGAATATACCACCTGGAAAGAGAAAAGTGTTGCAagtgagatatatttttttaaaaaataacattcctTTGCTGTCCATTAATAggaaaataatactaaataattaataaaataataatgataaacttTTTCACTTTTGAGTTTTAAACAGGAAATGTTTACTGTCACACACCTTAATTGAGCATGAATTAAGGTGTGTGACAGTAAGGAAACAGGATGGAGATTTATAGTGTGgttagttttttgtttgtttgtttggcaATAAGCAATCTCTGGAACAAGCGCCTTTGCATAGTAAGGCAGACAGATATGTTAACTAAAATGTGATAAGAAATAATGGAGAATGAAGAGAGATGGAAAAAAAGAGTAGAAGACGGCGCCAAGTTGGTCATCCCAACGTCATGGTTTGATATTCTCctgtcagaaaaaaaatctccctaAAAATTCCCCTGAAATTCACACAGAATACCGAAATTTATACTAATTTGTTATCTGTTTGATAAACTGATTATGAAGAGTTCAGATGCATACCACTTCCCCCTGTTGGCTTCTTCTCCTAGGTTGAGTTTGACCTGgaactaaaaaaaacagagaagccGTCATAGACACAGAGAAGTCATCTCAAAGATGGGTTTAGGTATTTATAGGAACACCTGGGatttgtgaatgattaaataagTATTACTATTGTTTGGGGTCAGTAGATACACTGGTGTCCACCTACGCGTCTTCTGGGCGGTCTACCATGTATCAATTGGGGCATCTCTTTGATGTTAGACTAGCATTTTCCACCATGATACTGTAAGTTGGAGTTTAAACACCTATCCTAGATACTTCACGTGTCCTGTGCTTATTACTCTTTTAGGTTTCCAATAAAACATTAGTAATACTCTGAGAAGATCTGGAACAGGTTTGGAAGACGACTGAcctgtttaatgctatagcaGACATTATTTGTTTAAGATGTTTATTTGAACGTATTTTTTTTGGGGACGAGAACAATCTTACCTTCCGAGAAAGTCCAATGCCTACGGGCCAAGATGCTCAGGTGAACCACAATGATAAGGACAATGAACAGAAACCCGACGTATAATACGATGTAGCAGTTTGGGGTTGCTTCTTCACCTTGACACaaattttaaacaatttaatagCCGTGGTGAAAAAGTTGTTTTAATCTATAACtagtaatataaaaatagtgGCAATTACCCCTTAATCTCATCATCATGTGCAGTAATTAGTGAATGATAAGCTTTCAGGTATACAATCATTGTGACTACAAGTTGTCTGAAGAAGGACAGTTGATTAGGGTCAGATTCTCAATGggacatgttaaaaaaaaacatcaaatcaaAGACTTTTCTTTTACATATAACTTCTAGGAATAGATAGTCaatttttgatcttgaaaggaAGGTTTCTTTACCAATATCAGGGCTTACCTGCGGCTCTCACAAGTGTAGCGTTGATGGGTTTTCCAGTAGACTTATGCTTGATTGAACAAGCAATATCTACATCTTCTGTATCTCCTGGGATTTCAATCAAACTTCTCAAAGTGCCATCAGTGTCCAAGAAGGTCAGAGCATCTGGTGCTCTTCCAGAGGAGAGCCATTCGACTTCACTCCATCCATCAGACCAACCATAAACAACACAGAGGAGCATGACTGGGCTGGACTGTTTCAACGGTACCAGTAACGAGACCTTTGGATCCTCAGAGCCTGAATGAATACACAGACTGTTATTTGTATTGCATGATATGGCCACTCACGTAAATTGTAGGGGGCTAATGGTGAAACAAGTCTGGTGCTTCTTAAAGCAATGCTTCACCTACCATATATACTTTCACCTACCATATATATGGTGTATGGTAGCCAGAACAATTATAGCTAccgtttttttcacatttaattggatttaaaataataaattataaaaataataatataattaatgacaagcgaatattttatatattacatatacaaatttttttttaaaataacaataaacaaatattttttctgtaaaataaaaagggtacaaaactaataataaagtCTTCCAATTAAAAGAATAATCCACCTGCCTAAAAGAtgagatttatttaaaattactttCGAACAGGTGTTTtataatagaatttttttttaatgtaaatgtacCTGTTATGACTAATGTGCCGCCATcacacaatttaaaattaaatgttccCGAGCAGTAATAGAATCCAGCGTCAGTTTgagttacatttttaattattaaagaaatCGGATGTGTACAGTTTACAGAATATCGGCCTTCTTCCATTTTTAATTTCCAATTATTTTCAGTGCATTTCACACGATGCACAGCATGCATTCTTCCATCTTGATCTTCTTTAACCCATTTATAGTGCAGACTTTTAGAGACATTGCAGATTAATCTGGCTGTTTCTCCAACTTTTACAAGATAAGTTGTGGTGTCTTTGTCGTTCTCTTTTATCCCATGTGTGACAAAATCTGCCAGCgaaaaaagaaattacttttatatattttttttattattactggtagtagtattattattattattttttttaataatgcattagATTGTTTTGGAAATTaagaaagatatattttttccttaaatgtTACCTTAGGCACTCAGTCTACTGGACTGTTTACAAAACCAGGATATGCACCCTTCGGGGGTTTCTTGCCAAAAACATgaagcaggaaattaaaaaaaatatatacatatatatttcaccGTGCATCATTTAGgggtaaaaatgtttatttacaaagaaatagaacaattatttatttttggttgaggacataaaaaaaatcacattcacAGTATATCGTTCATCAGTGATATATGTCAAGAATATGATACTGTACTTCAGAAGCGGAGCTACAGGTTCAACTGAGCAAGAATTATCATTTTAattgttacaaatatatataaaaatatattaaaaaaagatctaTAATTGCAACCGTTCATTTCATTTCACAAAACACATATGAAAAGATTATTCCATAAAGCGGTATCCATCTAtccactttaaaaaatgttttgaaaaagtTTGAAACAATTCCAAAATGATTTTGGCATAGAtgcaaatttattatttttattaatttatacaaaatgATTCCGCCAAAAATTTGatgaaaattctaaaaaaaaaaaaaagaaatactcaCATTTTGTAAAGTAAATCAGAATGATGAACACCTGTGTTCTTTTCATTGTCACTGAAATGTAACTTTGTCTATGGCTTCCTGTGTCTGCAGTAGCCCCTTAAAGACGGAAATTGACCAATTAACACTTTCATAGCAGGAGGAGTGCACCATACTGTTGATAAGCATGGGTTAGAAGAAGGAATCAGACAGATACAAACGccatatttcaattatttttaatactttataaCAGGAGTATTTGTAAACCTGGCTCGGAGAATATGATTTCTGCTGGTTGCAAATAAATCTAAAACAGTTAAGAGACTTTTTATTatccctattttttatttatttttttgcaaataattataatttttctttttgcaattttttttcctaaataagaAATACACGTTTATATACAAATATCCACGTTAAAAACTCacgaaatctaaaaaaaaactatcattatttattttaattgaaaaagaGTTGAAATGCGTGACACTAAATTAAtcagtgaaatacagaaaagaaTCTTATACGCTTTCACACGTCTGACCACAAAACACCGTTTCTGCAATATTTAAGctagaaaggggaaaaaaaagcgtactgtgacatttatttttttgtacagtttagaagctatttttattaaaataatgagaACTGCCAAAAAAGAAAGGTTAGGAGAAAAATGTTTACAGGTTACAAATGTGAATAtgtgtttaatttttaaagtttttgacaatatatatttctatatgtacAAGATTAAGCCCcctgtaaataatatttaattctgtaaataatatttttttaaataaagctctCGCAGGAGGAAACCCACAAAGTCTTGTGCCTATACTGTATCTGGTGAGAGTGTAGTCTCCCGATGTGAGTCAATTACTTAGTAAGAGAAGTTCATTTTGTTTACCATGTATGGTCACCTCTACTAACAGATCTCAGATTCCAAATGACACTCATTTTACCCAGAAACCAGATTTAGGACCACTAGGCCCCGATTTATTGTCAGGTCTTTCAACGTCATTTCGagcttctattttatttttgcattctgGTGAATTTCTTTTAAGAATGCAGGAGTATTTTGGACAAAGACGACAAAGCTTTCTAAAGTTTTCATGGCAGGAAGATCCATTTTTGATCCACGGCCATTTGACCTTCTTGTTCGAACTTCCTCTGACCAACTAATCTGACTACCGGTCATCCATCACACCCTTCATTCATCATCTTCTCCAATCCTCTGCTGGCTTCACGGCAAGTCACAGAACACATAACACAGAACAAATCCATTACTCCATTACTTTTTCATATCTCTTTTTAT encodes the following:
- the LOC128504995 gene encoding olfactory receptor 1019-like → MTLMENTNYTTVNGFVLLGLSRVPYLQGPFFFLFLTMYVTTVLGNMLLIIAVKLNTQLQTPMYFFLCNLAFIDICFSSTTVPQMLINTLRRHKNISLLGCAAQMYFSLALGATECLILAIMAFDRYAAICKPLHYNTIMNNRVCIALSSSCWSFCFINSTVHVALTFQLPFCWSHLVNHFFCEMPPFFRLSCRDTWLNEVAMYTSAVIIVLCSLLLTLSSYVHIITTILAIRSSRKRHKAFSTCTSHLIVITVFYSTIMFTYLQPHSTYSPETNKKVSVLYAAVIPMFNPIVYSVRNQGVKETLKRLLTTKNRY